In Xiphophorus couchianus chromosome 24, X_couchianus-1.0, whole genome shotgun sequence, a single genomic region encodes these proteins:
- the LOC114140702 gene encoding vascular endothelial growth factor C-like, whose product MWIPAVLLWMLYFSCLCSGQDYRDYYPTGDTGTEAPAQSDDQSSLETVTSMDQLLQLFYPEYSLIQQCMRKRSWHASSSSSSFPSSSFSTSSASPLVRSNDDNDMWVPMREEPVYRVDGTLAVILEEIQRTSCQPREVCVEVAKEYPESTSQLYLPRCVALHRCGGCCGNEAFYCTNMSYSLVNKTLMELSPPRMDRSVAMVTFVNHTSCECLSKRPLHSIIRRAATDHLCSPPEVPCTSGSLWDPVNCVCVSADTISYTQKQTEALDSGLLALCGPNRVLEESTCECVCQNGLTEASCYPGWKLDQNTCECQCEGQGEGKLCPAGQRWDDELCGCVCAVECPRNQPLNPDTCLCQCRESPQTCLRQGKRFNPNTCSCYRLSCRNPRRECQDGFYYSSQVCQCIPKYMKWNYQTRK is encoded by the exons GCTCCAGCCCAGTCAGATGACCAGTCCAGTTTGGAGACGGTGACCAGCATGgaccagctgctgcagctcttctACCCTGAATACAGCTTGATCCAGCAGTGCATGAGGAAAAGATCCTGGCacgcctcctcttcctcatcttccttcCCTTCCTCGTCTTTTTCAACCTCTTCGGCGAGCCCTTTGGTCCGCTCCAACGACGACAATGACATGTGGGTTCCGATGCGGGAGGAACCCGTCTACAGAGTGGATGGAACGCTAGCCG TCATTCTGGAAGAGATCCAGCGTACGTCGTGCCAGCCGAGAGAGGTGTGTGTTGAGGTGGCCAAGGAGTACCCAGAATCCACCAGTCAGCTGTACCTCCCTCGCTGTGTGGCGCTGCATCGCTGCGGTGGTTGCTGCGGGAACGAGGCTTTTTACTGCACCAACATGAGCTACAGTCTCGTCAATAAAACC CTGATGGAGCTGTCTCCGCCCAGGATGGATCGCTCAGTCGCCATGGTAACATTCGTCAACCACACCTCATGCGAATGCCTCTCCAAGCGGCCGCTTCACTCCATCATAAGGCGAGCGGCAACAGATCATCT gtgctCCCCTCCTGAAGTCCCCTGCACCTCTGGATCATTATGGGATCCAGTGAACTGCGTGTGTGTCTCTGCGGACACCATCAGCTACACTCAGAAACAAACAG AGGCGCTGGACTCGGGTCTGCTGGCTCTCTGTGGGCCCAACAGGGTTCTGGAAGAATCCACCTGCGAGTGCGTCTGTCAGAACGGACTGACAGAAGCCAGCTGCTATCCAGGCTGGAAACTGGACCAAAACACCT GTGAGTGCCAGTGCGAAGGCCAAGGCGAGGGGAAGCTGTGTCCTGCTGGACAGCGGTGGGACGACGAGCTGTGCGGTTGTGTGTGCGCGGTGGAGTGTCCCAGGAATCAGCCCCTAAATCCCGACACGTGTCTGTGTCAGTGCAGAGAGAGTCCCCAGACGTGTCTACGGCAGGGCAAGAGGTTCAACCCAAACACCTGCAG TTGTTACAGGCTTTCCTGCAGAAACCCCAGACGAGAGTGCCAGGACGGATTTTACTACAGCAGCCAGGTCTGTCAGTGCATCCCCAAGTACATGAAGTGGAATTACCAAACAAGAAAGTGA